The nucleotide sequence GGGTGCTGCTCGGCACCGAGTCGCTGCAGACCTTCGGCGGTTCCGGCTTCCTCCAGGACTACCCGGTCGAGCAGTACGTCCGCGACGCGAAGATCGACACCCTCTACGAGGGCACCACGGCCATCCAGGGCATGGACTTCTTCTTCCGCAAGATCGTCCGCGACAAGGGCCAGGCCCTGACCCACCTCGCGACGCAGATGCAGGAGTTCGCCAAGGACCTCGGCGTGGGCGGCGGGCGCCTGGACCGCGAGCGCGAGCTGCTCGGCCAGGGCGTCGAGGACGTCCAGGGCATCCTCGGCTACATGGTCGGCGAGCTCATGAAGTCCGACCCGCGCCAGGGCGGCGAGCTGCCGAACCTCTACAAGGTCGGCCAGAACACCTCGCGCCTGCTGCTCGGCGCCGGCGACCTCGTCGTCGGCTGGCTGCTGCTGCGCCAGGCCGCCGTCGCGCTCGAGGCGCTCGAGGCCGGCGCCGAGGGCAAGGACAAGGACTTCTACGAGGGCAAGGTCGCCGCCGCGCGCTTCTACGCCCGCCAGGTCCTGCCCCGCCTCTCGGCCGAGCGCGCGATGGCCGAGGCGACCGACAACGACCTCATGGACGTGCCCGAGTCCGCCTTCTGACCGGTTGACGCCCCGGGTCCCCCGACCCCGGTCGCGGCGCGCCTGCCCGGAGCACGCGCCGCGCCCGGACCCACGTGACGACGGGCCCGTTCCTCTCGGTGAGGAACGGGCCCGTCGTGCGTGCTGTGCGGGGGCGGGGCGTCAGCGCGGGTCGATCTCCGTGCGGTCGACGCGGGTGCCGGTGGCGGGGTCGACGTGGCTCTCGCGGGTCGTCGTCACGCGGCCGCGGCGGCTGCCGGCCTGCATGACGAAGGACAGGACGATGGCGAGGACGCCGCCAGCCATGAGGATGTAGCCGATCATCTCGAGGTCGAGGCCGGCCACGCTCTGGTCGCCGACGGCGAACGTGAGGATGGCGCCGAGGACGAGCAGGAAGATGCCGAGTCCGATGTACATGGGGTCTCCTGGGGCAGGGGGTCGGCGGGCTGACACCCGACGGTACCGCCCGCGACCTGCGCCGTCGAAGGTTTGTGCAAACTTCGTCGGACCGGCCCGCTCCGGCTACTGGCTGCCGCCGCCGCCGAGGCCCGGGCCGCCGTGGGCCATCCGCGAGGCCGCCGCCTCGGCGCCGTAGGGGGCGTCACCGGTGAACTCCGAGTGGGTCCCCGTGGCGCGGCGCCGGCGGTCGAGGACCACCCCGAGCACGACGATCACGGCCAGCAGCCCGATGATCCACCACATGGCGCACTCCCTCGGGCGCCCGGTGCCTCCGGGCTGCCGTCCGGTCAGGGTCGCACAGCGCCGCCCTGCTGTACAGGAGCTCCGGTCAGACGAAGGAGCCGGGGTTGAGGATGCCCTGCGGGTCGAGCGCGGCCTTGACGCGGCGGTTGAGGTCCATGACGTCGGGACCGAGCTGCGCCTCGAGCGAGCCCTTCTTGAGCCGGCCGACGCCGTGCTCGCCGGTGATCGTGCCGCCGAGGCCGATGGCGGCCGCCATGATGTCGTCGAACGCGAGCCGGGCGCGGCGCTCGGAGTCGGCGTCGGTCGCGTCGTAGACGATCGCCGGGTGCGTGTTGCCGTCGCCGGCGTGCGCGACGACGGGGATCTCGACGCCGTGGCGCTGGCCGATCGCCTCGATCTCGGCGAGCAGCGCGGGCAGCTGGGGCACCGGCACGCCGACGTCCTCGGGCAGGACGGCGCCGCGCGGCTCGAGCGCGGTGAAGTGCACACGCCGGGCCTGGACGAACATCTCGGACTCCTCGGGGTCGTCGGTGGCGACGACCTCCTTGGCGCCGGTGACCTCGCAGGCCGCAACGATGGCCTCGACCTCCTCGGCGCGCGAGGCGCCCGGGGCATCCGACTGGATGAGGAGGAGGGCGCCGGCGTCGCGGTCGAGCCCCATCGGCTGGTAGTCCTCGACGGCGTTGATCGAGGCGCGGTCCATCAGCTCGACCATCGAGGCGCGCACGGTGCGGCCGAGCTCGATGACGGCGGCGGCGGCGTCGGCGACGGTCGGGAAGAGCGCGACGACGGTCGAGCGCGGCGCTTGCGCGGGCACGAGCCGCAGGACCGCGCGCGTGACGATGCCGAGTGTGCCCTCGGAGCCGACGAAGAGCTTGAGCAGCGAGAGGCCGGCGACGTCCTTGACGCGCTTGCCGCCGAGCGTCACGAGGGTGCCGTCGGCGAGGACGACGTCCAGGCCGAGGACGTAGTCGGTGGTGACGCCGTACTTGACGCAGCACAGGCCGCCGGCGTTGGTCGCGATGTTGCCGCCGATCGAGCAGATCTCGAAGGAGCTGGGGTCCGGCGGGTACCAGAGGCCCTCGGCGACGGCGGCGTTCTTCACCTCGACGTTGAGCGCGCCGGGCTCGACGACGGCGACGCGCGCGGCGGTGTCGATCTCGACGGCGCGCATCCGCTCGAGGCTGAGGACGATCGTGCCGTCGACGCCCATCGAGCCCCCGGACAGGCTCGTGCCGGCGCCGCGGGGCACGACGCCGATGCCGTGTGCGGTCGCCCAGCGCAGGGTCTGCTGCACCTGCGCGGCGTCCTCGGCGCGGACGGCGGCCAGCGGGGTGCCGGCGCTCGCGTCGTGGGTCCAGTCGTGGCGGTACTTCTCGAGCGCGGCGGGGTCGGTGGTCACGACCCCCGGCGGGAGGGCCTGCGCGAGCTCGGCGACGGCGGCTGCGGTGACGGCGGCGTCCATGTCCCTTACCTTCGCACGAGCGCGCCCGGCGCGCCCCCGGCGCCTCCCCCGCCGGCGGCTCTCCCGCGACCTCCCGAGGCGCCGGGGAGGTTCCGGTAACCGCGGGCGGTCGTGCGTGCGGGTCGGCGGGTCGGGGTGGGAAGGGTCAGAGCCGGCGGTCGGCGAGGACGGGGAACGCCTCGCGGTAGGCGGCCGTCGCGGCCAGGTCGACCTCGACCGAGAGCACGGCCTCGTCGGTGTGGGCGAGCTCGCCGAGCACCTCGCCGGTCGCCGCGACGACCTGGCTGTGACCGCCCATCGGCGTGCGGGCGTGCGTGCCGCCGGTGTTGACCTGGACCATGACGCACTGGTCCTCGACGGCGCGCGCCCGGCCGAGCAGCGTCCAGTGCGCGACCCGGGCGAGGGGCCACGCGGCCGGCACGACCAGCAGGGATGCCCCCGCCTCCTGCTGGCGGCGGTAGAGCTCGGGGAAGCGCAGGTCGTAGCAGGTGCTCAGGCCGGTGCGCACCGTGCCGCCGGCGCCGTCCGGGAGGTCGACGACGACGACGTCCTCGCCGGCCTCCATGAGCCTCGGCTCGCCGGCGCCGAACCCGAAGCGGTGGACCTTGCGGTACAGCGCGACCCGCTCGCCGTCGGCCGAGAGGACGAGCGAGGTGTTGGACAGGGTGTTGCCGTCGGCACCCGGCTCGGGCAGCCGCTCGACGAAGGACCCGGCGTGCAGGGTGGCGCCGGCGGCGCGGGCGGCATCCGCCATCGCCGCGGCGAGGGGGCCGTCCAGCGGCTCGGCCTCGCCGTCCCAGCGGCCGTAGTCGAAGCCGGTGGGCGCCCACAGCTCGGGCAGCACGACGAGGTCGTGGCCGCGCTGCTGCGCGACGAGCTCCGCCGCCCGCTCGATGCGGGCCGCCGTGGGCTCGTCGTCCCCGTAGGCCAGCTGGACCAGAGCGATGCGCATGGTCCCATCCTCGCGCACCGGCCGGTGTGCACGAATCGACACTTTCGTCAGTTGCTGCACGGTCGGGGGGTCGTCGGGTGTGCAG is from Arthrobacter sp. NEB 688 and encodes:
- a CDS encoding DUF6458 family protein; the encoded protein is MYIGLGIFLLVLGAILTFAVGDQSVAGLDLEMIGYILMAGGVLAIVLSFVMQAGSRRGRVTTTRESHVDPATGTRVDRTEIDPR
- a CDS encoding FAD-linked oxidase C-terminal domain-containing protein, with protein sequence MDAAVTAAAVAELAQALPPGVVTTDPAALEKYRHDWTHDASAGTPLAAVRAEDAAQVQQTLRWATAHGIGVVPRGAGTSLSGGSMGVDGTIVLSLERMRAVEIDTAARVAVVEPGALNVEVKNAAVAEGLWYPPDPSSFEICSIGGNIATNAGGLCCVKYGVTTDYVLGLDVVLADGTLVTLGGKRVKDVAGLSLLKLFVGSEGTLGIVTRAVLRLVPAQAPRSTVVALFPTVADAAAAVIELGRTVRASMVELMDRASINAVEDYQPMGLDRDAGALLLIQSDAPGASRAEEVEAIVAACEVTGAKEVVATDDPEESEMFVQARRVHFTALEPRGAVLPEDVGVPVPQLPALLAEIEAIGQRHGVEIPVVAHAGDGNTHPAIVYDATDADSERRARLAFDDIMAAAIGLGGTITGEHGVGRLKKGSLEAQLGPDVMDLNRRVKAALDPQGILNPGSFV
- a CDS encoding nitrilase-related carbon-nitrogen hydrolase — protein: MRIALVQLAYGDDEPTAARIERAAELVAQQRGHDLVVLPELWAPTGFDYGRWDGEAEPLDGPLAAAMADAARAAGATLHAGSFVERLPEPGADGNTLSNTSLVLSADGERVALYRKVHRFGFGAGEPRLMEAGEDVVVVDLPDGAGGTVRTGLSTCYDLRFPELYRRQQEAGASLLVVPAAWPLARVAHWTLLGRARAVEDQCVMVQVNTGGTHARTPMGGHSQVVAATGEVLGELAHTDEAVLSVEVDLAATAAYREAFPVLADRRL